Proteins found in one Pelobates fuscus isolate aPelFus1 chromosome 10, aPelFus1.pri, whole genome shotgun sequence genomic segment:
- the SYNPO2L gene encoding synaptopodin 2-like protein — protein sequence MGADDHILITLSGEGPWGFRLQGGSEKSLPLLVSKVRKRSKACRGGLRENDELVSINGKACAGLSHAEAMLMIDSSSGSSLHIRVKRAAAGAQTVPRSHRVLPSPGSPNSIRIQDPPSSWVASSSSSTPGQPKLLHLESITSPPDSEAYYGETDSDADIRSSSGHPQSTQQHHSQQQAPPEKHRRTRKKSPRSPPGNNNKAENEQQSLSEMSGYESGPGGVTECVVQSTGGVAKREITYQPGGSRAETPFSDVEGFLPAEEEQQMSITGPSPESLLLPHATKTIKAERHLIPMIGPVEHPVDDDLTTTYLEKAREAKLHRSESVQEKNVKEARTKCRTIASLLTDAPNPHSKGVLMFKKRRQRAKKYTLVSYGSVDEDRYIEDEEGVFPTSESEFDEEGFSDARSLTNHSDWDSTYLDIEKPKMEHEQQEEKGLSEASGKGAALFEMQRQRSEQFSVDNAPPQNPQENHKPTPIPPQRRSSSGNARNVEHRSQEISGSESPKVASTNISLSPPQPTQPGTSDGTGIFNRSARPFTPGQVGQRSMASSVIFNPITPKKVSECSSVPNVAPSPFAHFSHAIPSSPAIPLSPQRVPGGAITSLYIPAPVKPAVSSTPPDVGGEKDLQNSPTFVTPRTTTASIYLSSPSRPSEPQTVTSQPNITKLVGPTTVTPLTPPVSQLFSPASSVQHDTPSYTPVSLANTSSESVTSREQKISVPFGRTGILNEARKRGGRKQMFAKVEEKKCLPNPDLMSMVQNLDEKPKQDQPGAGFESGPEEDFLSLGAEACNFMQSAGRKLKVPPPVAPKPYLKADELVNGTHDMPQLKGKGAELFAKRQSRMDKFVVESTPRSSSRPNSRPRTPSPTPSLPSSWKYSSNIRAPPPIAYNPLYSPFYPLAACKSQPVKADSKVKKTPANKPRMQAIDFMRHQPYQLNSAMFCFGDSSNTANQTQSSQNTTKSSLPSTPARQVPVKTVRAHDIKRFSTPTPMSSSANMKPTVLAPRSATTLAEPVWRTEMSTQHVPSTPTVPMPYQPPTQDSVQNSTTSYNRASAVFSPTSFITSPRASVSRIQVPKPKFCASKTGMQANVWRPAKIRY from the exons GGCAGCAGCTGGAGCTCAAACTGTACCACGGTCCCACAGAGTGCTTCCTTCACCTGGCAGCCCTAACTCCATCAGAATTCAAGACCCCCCCAGTTCTTGGGTTGCATCTTCATCCTCGTCCACACCTGGCCAGCCCAAGTTGCTACATCTGGAAAGTATCACTTCTCCCCCAGACAGCGAGGCATACTACGGGGAGACTGATAGCGACGCAGACATCCGCTCATCTTCAGGGCACCCCCAGAGTACACAGCAGCACCACAGCCAACAACAAGCACCTCCGGAGAAGCACCGCAGAACACGTAAGAAGAGCCCCAGGTCCCCTCCAGGAAACAACAACAAAGCTGAAAACGAGCAACAATCTCTTTCCGAAATGAGTGGGTATGAGAGCGGGCCTGGTGGTGTTACTGAATGTGTTGTACAGTCAACAGGTGGGGTGGCCAAAAGAGAAATCACTTATCAGCCAGGAGGTAGCAGAGCTGAAACCCCCTTCTCAGATGTGGAAGGGTTTCTGCCAGCAGAAGAAGAGCAGCAAATGTCCATCACTGGTCCATCACCTGAGTCTTTACTCCTGCCCCATGCCACCAAGACCATCAAAGCTGAAAGACATCTCATCCCTATGATCGGACCAGTGGAACACCCTGTTGATGATGATCTGACAACTACTTACTTGGAAAAAGCAAGGGAAGCAA AGCTCCACCGTAGTGAGAGTGTACAGGAAAAAAACGTAAAAGAGGCTAGAACTAAATGCCGAACTATTGCATCTTTGCTGACAGATGCACCAAACCCCCACTCCAAGGGGGTTCTTATGTTTAAAAAGAGACGACAGAGAGCAAAGAAATATACTCTAGTGAGTTACGGAAGTGTGGACGAAGACCGATACATTGAGGACGAGGAAGGTGTCTTCCCAACAAGTGAATCAGAATTTGATGAGGAAGGTTTCTCTGATGCTCGTAGTCTAACTAATCACTCGGACTGGGATAGCACCTATTTGGATATTGAAAAGCCTAAAATGGAACATGAACAACAGGAGGAAAAGGGTCTGAGCGAAGCATCGGGGAAGGGAGCTGCATTATTTGAGATGCAAAGACAGAGATCTGAACAGTTTTCTGTTGATAACGCTCCACCACAAAATCCCCAGGAAAATCATAAACCAACACCGATTCCACCACaaagaaggtcaagcagtggAAATGCTCGTAATGTAGAACATAGAAGCCAAGAGATCAGTGGTTCAGAGAGCCCCAAAGTAGCTAGCACAAATATATCATTATCACCTCCTCAGCCTACACAGCCAGGAACTAGTGATGGAACTGGCATCTTTAACAGATCAGCAAGGCCATTTACTCCAGGTCAAGTTGGGCAGCGCTCAATGGCTTCATCAGTTATATTCAATCCTATTACCCCTAAAAAAGTAAGCGAGTGTTCATCTGTGCCAAATGTAGCACCTTCACCGTTTGCACATTTCTCTCATGCAATTCCTTCAAGCCCTGCAATTCCTTTGAGTCCTCAAAGAGTTCCTGGAGGTGCTATTACATCACTTTATATACCAGCACCTGTAAAACCTGCTGTGTCATCAACACCTCCAGATGTAGGTGGTGAAAAAGATTTACAGAATTCTCCAACTTTTGTTACACCAAGAACGACTACTGCTTCTATATATCTCTCATCTCCATCACGCCCATCAGAACCTCAAACAGTAACTTCACagccaaatataacaaaattagTGGGTCCCACTACAGTAACTCCATTGACCCCACCAGTGTCACAGTTGTTTAGTCCAGCATCTAGTGTGCAGCATGACACACCATCTTACACCCCAGTAAGCCTTGCAAATACATCATCAGAAAGTGTGACATCAAGAGAACAGAAAATTTCTGTGCCGTTTGGACGTACAGGCATCTTGAATGAGGCTCGAAAAAGAGGTGGCAGGAAACAGATGTTTGCCAAAGTGGAGGAGAAGAAGTGTTTACCTAATCCAGATCTTATGTCCATGGTGCAGAACTTAGATGAGAAACCTAAGCAAGATCAACCTGGAGCAGGGTTTGAGTCTGGACCTGAAGAAGACTTTCTCAGTCTAGGAGCAGAGGCATGTAATTTTATGCAGTCTGCTGGACGAAAGTTGAAAGTTCCTCCCCCAGTAGCACCTAAACCCTATTTAAAAGCAGATGAACTTGTGAATGGTACCCATGATATGCCTCAACTGAAGGGTAAAGGTGCTGAATTGTTTGCTAAACGACAAAGCCGTATGGATAAGTTTGTGGTAGAGTCAACCCCTAGGTCTAGCTCCAGACCTAATTCCCGGCCTAGAACACCATCCCCAACTCCTTCACTACCCTCTTCCTGGAAATACTCATCTAATATTCGTGCACCACCACCTATTGCTTACAATCCACTATATTCTCCATTTTATCCCTTAGCAGCATGCAAATCTCAGCCTGTGAAAGCTGacagcaaagtaaaaaaaactccTGCCAATAAACCAAGAATGCAAGCAATTGATTTCATGCGTCATCAACCATACCAGCTAAATTCCGCAATGTTCTGTTTTGGTGATTCCTCTAATACTGCAAATCAAACTCAATCAAGTCAAAACACCACAAAATCTAGTTTGCCTAGTACTCCAGCTAGGCAAGTACCTGTAAAAACTGTACGAGCTCATGATATAAAGCGCTTCTCAACTCCAACTCCCATGTCATCTTCAGCCAACATGAAACCCACTGTGCTTGCCCCTCGTTCTGCAACTACGCTTGCTGAGCCAGTGTGGAGAACAGAGATGAGCACTCAACATGTGCCCTCAACACCTACAGTTCCAATGCCTTACCAACCACCCACCCAGGATAGTGTGCAGAATTCTACCACTTCTTATAATCGAGCTTCTGCTGTTTTTAGTCCAACTAGTTTTATCACTTCACCTAGAGCATCAGTTTCCAGGATCCAGGTCCCAAAACCAAAGTTTTGTGCCTCTAAAACTGGAATGCAGGCTAATGTATGGAGGCCGGCTAAAATCCGATATTAA